One window from the genome of Mucilaginibacter ginsenosidivorans encodes:
- a CDS encoding VOC family protein codes for MLKDSKAFSSFSVDDIEKAKDFYQDTLGLEVKTVKMGIDLLEIHTSGNNPIMVYPKEDHKPATFTVLNFPVDDLEKTVDELIGRGVKFEQYDWGDMKTNEKGIMKGDGYGPDIAWFADPAGNIIGVMTRDR; via the coding sequence ATGTTAAAGGACAGCAAAGCATTCAGCAGTTTTTCGGTAGATGATATTGAAAAGGCTAAAGACTTTTACCAGGACACGCTCGGCCTGGAAGTGAAAACCGTCAAAATGGGGATCGATCTGCTCGAGATACATACCTCCGGCAACAACCCGATCATGGTCTACCCGAAAGAAGACCATAAACCCGCCACATTTACGGTACTAAATTTCCCGGTAGACGACCTGGAGAAAACTGTTGACGAATTGATAGGCAGAGGCGTCAAATTCGAGCAATACGATTGGGGCGATATGAAGACCAACGAGAAAGGCATTATGAAGGGTGATGGCTACGGCCCGGACATCGCCTGGTTTGCCGACCCGGCAGGGAATATTATCGGGGTGATGACGAGGGATAGGTGA
- a CDS encoding alpha-amylase family glycosyl hydrolase, with translation MYFKGTKTVRGIYMLALVFCICGVCFSSFAQTPKTIDGHPAWIMQGNIYEVNVRQYTKEGTFKAFARSLDRLKQMGVQTIWFMPINPISKVDRKGSLGSYYAVSNYTTINPEFGNFDDFKQVVNQIHAKGMKVIIDWVPNHTGADHYWLKKYPDFYVKDKNGKAAIPYGWDDTRQLDYKNIVMQDSMINAMKFWLVNTHIDGFRCDVAWNVPESFWKRCISQLRKGRDLFMLAEGDKDYLHRSGFDVTYSWDMFHKMIDVAKGAAPAFALDSIKAKYDKEYPKNGLELGFTSNHDENSWNKADFGTFPGASHAPFAVFSETFYHSVPLVYSGQEEPVLRAIKFFDKDPMGFKNFARAKFYRTLLDLRKNNIALSSDASFTKVVAGDPRAVYAYVRSKAGKKVFIVLNLSSKEQTISVKDKSLYGNPYNVFMGNKEPLSGKPWKIEPWGYVIYQY, from the coding sequence ATGTATTTCAAGGGAACAAAAACAGTCAGGGGCATTTATATGCTTGCCCTCGTCTTTTGCATATGTGGGGTATGCTTCAGCTCTTTTGCACAAACGCCAAAAACCATCGACGGGCACCCGGCGTGGATAATGCAGGGTAATATTTACGAAGTAAATGTCCGTCAATATACCAAAGAGGGAACTTTTAAAGCATTTGCCAGGAGTCTCGACCGCCTGAAGCAAATGGGTGTGCAAACAATATGGTTCATGCCCATCAACCCCATCAGCAAGGTCGACCGCAAAGGTTCGCTGGGCAGTTACTATGCTGTTTCAAATTACACTACCATTAATCCTGAATTCGGGAACTTTGATGATTTTAAACAGGTAGTAAACCAGATTCATGCAAAGGGTATGAAGGTGATCATCGACTGGGTACCTAACCATACCGGGGCCGATCATTACTGGCTCAAAAAATACCCCGATTTTTATGTAAAAGACAAAAATGGCAAGGCCGCTATCCCCTATGGCTGGGACGATACCCGCCAGCTGGATTACAAAAACATAGTGATGCAGGACAGCATGATCAATGCCATGAAATTCTGGCTGGTGAATACCCATATTGATGGCTTCCGCTGCGATGTGGCCTGGAACGTCCCTGAAAGTTTCTGGAAAAGATGTATAAGCCAGCTACGCAAGGGTCGCGACCTATTTATGCTTGCCGAAGGCGATAAGGATTACCTGCACAGGAGTGGTTTCGATGTTACCTACTCATGGGATATGTTCCATAAAATGATCGACGTGGCGAAGGGTGCTGCGCCTGCTTTTGCGCTGGATAGCATCAAAGCCAAATATGACAAGGAATACCCAAAGAACGGCCTTGAACTGGGCTTCACCAGCAACCATGATGAAAACAGTTGGAACAAGGCTGATTTCGGTACTTTTCCCGGCGCTTCACATGCGCCGTTCGCAGTTTTTTCGGAAACATTCTACCACAGCGTTCCGCTGGTTTATAGCGGACAGGAAGAGCCTGTATTACGTGCCATCAAATTTTTTGACAAGGACCCGATGGGCTTTAAGAATTTTGCAAGGGCGAAGTTTTACAGAACATTGCTCGATCTCCGTAAGAACAATATTGCGTTATCGTCCGATGCCTCGTTTACCAAAGTAGTTGCAGGCGATCCGAGGGCTGTATATGCTTATGTGCGTTCTAAGGCCGGCAAAAAAGTGTTTATCGTTCTTAACCTTTCATCTAAGGAGCAAACCATCAGTGTGAAAGACAAATCACTGTATGGCAACCCTTATAATGTGTTTATGGGCAACAAGGAGCCGCTTTCGGGCAAGCCATGGAAGATAGAGCCCTGGGGTTATGTCATCTATCAATATTAG
- a CDS encoding SRPBCC family protein translates to MKNEPFVIERTLNAPVQKVWEAITDRDKMKQWYFDIAEFKPEVGFEFTFNGGSEEKTYVHLCKITKVEPGRTLQYSWRYQDYPGNSFVTFELFPEGNATRLKLTHEGLESFPTNNKDFARESFSAGWTYIIGTSIREFVENES, encoded by the coding sequence ATGAAAAACGAACCATTTGTAATTGAGCGCACATTGAACGCGCCTGTCCAAAAAGTCTGGGAAGCAATTACTGACAGGGATAAAATGAAGCAGTGGTATTTTGATATTGCCGAATTTAAACCCGAGGTAGGCTTTGAATTTACTTTTAACGGCGGCAGTGAGGAAAAGACCTACGTCCATTTATGTAAAATAACGAAGGTGGAACCCGGCAGAACGCTGCAATATAGCTGGCGTTACCAGGATTATCCCGGGAACTCCTTTGTTACATTTGAATTGTTCCCCGAAGGCAATGCAACCAGGCTAAAGCTTACGCATGAAGGGTTGGAGAGCTTCCCGACTAATAACAAGGATTTTGCGAGGGAAAGCTTCAGTGCAGGCTGGACGTATATTATCGGCACATCGATCAGGGAATTTGTTGAGAATGAGAGTTAA
- a CDS encoding ArsR/SmtB family transcription factor encodes MRRDVFQAIADPTRRQIINVVANRSMNLNAVADQFDVSRPAISKHIKILTQCGLITIKQVGRERYCEAKLQKLNEVSQWVEQYRVFWNQKLDALENFLANDIEPNKQVEPIKKKKK; translated from the coding sequence ATGAGACGAGATGTATTCCAGGCCATAGCCGACCCTACCCGGCGGCAGATAATTAATGTGGTAGCCAACAGGTCGATGAACCTTAACGCCGTGGCCGACCAATTTGATGTGAGCAGGCCGGCCATTTCCAAACATATCAAGATATTGACCCAGTGTGGACTGATCACCATAAAACAAGTGGGGCGCGAGCGTTATTGCGAGGCCAAACTTCAAAAGCTGAACGAAGTTTCGCAATGGGTTGAGCAATACCGGGTATTCTGGAACCAGAAACTGGATGCGCTGGAGAATTTCCTGGCGAATGACATCGAGCCAAATAAACAGGTTGAACCGATAAAAAAGAAGAAGAAATGA
- a CDS encoding VF530 family protein — protein sequence MADQKQANNPLHGKTLEMVLNALVDKYGWPELAYRIRINCFLVDPSIGSSLKFLRKTPWARKKVEDLYVDTFTW from the coding sequence ATGGCCGATCAAAAGCAAGCAAACAACCCCCTTCACGGCAAAACATTAGAAATGGTGCTGAATGCGCTGGTAGATAAATACGGCTGGCCTGAACTAGCATACCGTATCCGCATCAATTGTTTCCTGGTCGATCCGAGTATCGGATCGAGTTTGAAATTTCTCCGGAAAACACCCTGGGCGCGCAAAAAAGTGGAAGACTTGTACGTCGATACTTTTACCTGGTAG
- a CDS encoding GMC oxidoreductase translates to MVNINSKGADQHTYDAIVIGSGISGGWAAKELCDNGLKTLVLERGRNVVHLKDYPTALKNPWDFPHRTYEPVSVLKENPIVERCYAFNETSQHFFVKDKEHPYIQEKPFDWIRGYQVGGKSLLWARQTQRWSKFDFEGPGRDGFAVDWPIRYDDIAPWYSHVEKFAGIAGNHDGLETLPDGEFLPAWEMNAVEKDMSARINAHYKGSRNVIIGRCAHLTKPNDIHKQQGRGQCQARSLCERGCPFGGYFSSNASTIPWALKTGNLTLRPDSVVHSIIYDEKKGKATGVRVIDAHTKQATEYYTKIVFVNGATMNSNLIMLNSTSSRFPNGLGNDSGVLGKYVAFHNYRGNVFATMDGYLDSYYYGRRPTAIMMPNFRNVQKQEMDFRRGYMTFYSVLRAGWGHETDGPQLGGQFKENIAEPGQWVVYTQMQGETIPKETNHVSLSKDEKDQWGIPLLKTSVAYDDNDVKSMKDFMAQASEMLDIAGCKNISTHDTNQAPGLDIHEMGGVRMGKDPKTSILNAWNQVHSCPNVFVTDGSCMVSTSTQNPSLTFMAITARAANHAVEELKKGNV, encoded by the coding sequence ATGGTAAATATCAATTCAAAAGGCGCAGACCAACATACATACGATGCTATTGTTATAGGTTCAGGTATCAGCGGCGGTTGGGCTGCGAAGGAGTTGTGTGATAACGGGTTAAAAACACTCGTGCTGGAACGCGGCCGAAATGTGGTGCATTTGAAAGATTACCCGACCGCGTTGAAAAATCCCTGGGATTTTCCGCACCGCACTTATGAACCGGTATCGGTTTTGAAGGAAAATCCGATAGTGGAGAGATGTTACGCATTTAATGAGACCAGCCAGCATTTTTTTGTAAAGGATAAAGAACATCCGTATATACAGGAAAAACCTTTTGATTGGATACGCGGCTACCAGGTGGGTGGTAAATCGCTGCTGTGGGCACGTCAGACCCAGCGCTGGAGCAAATTTGATTTCGAAGGTCCCGGTCGGGATGGTTTTGCCGTCGATTGGCCAATAAGGTATGATGATATAGCGCCATGGTACAGCCATGTCGAAAAGTTTGCAGGCATAGCCGGCAACCACGACGGTTTGGAAACGCTGCCCGACGGCGAATTTTTGCCCGCCTGGGAAATGAACGCCGTGGAAAAGGACATGAGCGCCCGTATCAATGCGCATTACAAAGGCAGTCGCAATGTCATCATAGGGCGCTGTGCGCACCTGACCAAACCAAACGATATACATAAACAGCAAGGCAGGGGACAGTGCCAGGCTCGCAGCCTGTGCGAACGCGGCTGTCCGTTTGGTGGTTATTTTAGCTCGAACGCGTCGACCATTCCCTGGGCACTGAAAACCGGGAACCTTACTTTAAGACCCGATTCGGTGGTGCATTCTATCATTTATGACGAAAAAAAGGGTAAAGCTACCGGGGTTAGGGTGATAGACGCACACACCAAACAGGCCACCGAGTACTATACAAAGATCGTATTTGTGAACGGCGCAACCATGAACAGTAACCTGATCATGCTTAATTCGACATCATCCCGCTTTCCGAACGGGCTGGGTAACGATAGCGGCGTACTGGGCAAATACGTGGCGTTTCATAATTACCGCGGCAATGTTTTTGCGACGATGGACGGATATCTTGATTCATACTACTACGGCCGGCGTCCTACAGCCATCATGATGCCTAATTTCAGGAACGTGCAAAAGCAGGAAATGGATTTCCGCCGTGGGTATATGACCTTTTATTCGGTGCTTCGAGCTGGATGGGGGCACGAGACAGACGGACCCCAATTGGGCGGGCAATTCAAGGAAAACATAGCGGAACCCGGACAATGGGTTGTTTATACCCAAATGCAGGGCGAGACCATCCCGAAGGAAACCAATCATGTTAGCCTGAGTAAGGATGAAAAGGACCAGTGGGGTATACCATTGCTTAAAACCTCGGTTGCCTACGATGACAACGATGTAAAAAGTATGAAGGATTTTATGGCCCAGGCATCGGAAATGCTGGATATAGCCGGCTGTAAAAACATCAGTACGCACGACACCAACCAGGCGCCCGGCCTAGATATTCACGAAATGGGTGGCGTGCGTATGGGTAAGGACCCCAAAACATCCATTTTAAATGCCTGGAACCAGGTGCACAGCTGCCCCAACGTTTTCGTGACAGATGGTTCCTGTATGGTATCTACCAGCACACAAAACCCGTCACTCACCTTTATGGCCATAACTGCCCGTGCAGCAAACCACGCTGTAGAGGAGTTGAAAAAGGGGAATGTATAA
- a CDS encoding S8 family peptidase encodes MAINVKIRIAIYIRRGPGRSFDPPMGRITPSGAVVVMDGKEEGESWKGINTWYFKINDKGARQYYWGGGVEVSGGEEEVANGDNDLQENEQNDAGNEAETENLPGPNAGVLDEEIDVQTDTAGSRITYSWEITDYGIDKLWEQSKGAGVKVAVIDTGLNYNHTNIRNKKNIEYLNLSTGSTKREDCLDTNGHGTHCAGVICSQGPDVYGIAPEADLLIIKATDDGDMLCKDLANAIIKAVGLRANIISVSYSFLNREADIGLLQTAAQHASDNGVLIVASTGDSGPVVTKPTFPASYPFSAGVGASDQNKTLWPGTTINPDIDILAPGVNVVLIGPGDAGITTDSGTSYSAPYVAGVVALLMAASGKPPIDIADELKQTAGSRDGIRDQLQQLYNEPDLIVPIGIIKP; translated from the coding sequence ATGGCAATCAACGTCAAGATCAGGATCGCAATTTATATCCGGCGAGGACCGGGGAGAAGCTTTGACCCGCCAATGGGCAGGATAACGCCCAGCGGCGCCGTGGTCGTAATGGATGGCAAGGAAGAGGGTGAGTCGTGGAAGGGGATAAATACATGGTATTTCAAAATCAACGACAAAGGCGCCCGGCAGTATTATTGGGGAGGAGGCGTAGAAGTATCAGGCGGCGAAGAAGAAGTTGCTAATGGTGATAACGATCTTCAAGAGAATGAACAGAATGATGCCGGCAACGAGGCAGAAACGGAAAATTTGCCGGGCCCTAATGCGGGCGTTTTGGACGAAGAAATCGATGTGCAAACTGACACGGCCGGTTCACGCATAACTTACAGCTGGGAAATTACCGATTACGGAATTGATAAGTTATGGGAACAATCAAAAGGAGCGGGAGTGAAGGTAGCGGTAATTGACACAGGCTTAAATTACAACCATACCAACATCAGGAACAAAAAAAACATTGAATATTTAAATTTATCCACTGGTTCAACAAAGCGCGAGGATTGTTTGGATACCAACGGTCACGGCACCCATTGCGCCGGGGTTATTTGCTCGCAGGGCCCCGATGTTTATGGCATAGCTCCGGAGGCAGATTTGTTGATCATAAAGGCAACGGATGACGGCGATATGCTATGCAAAGATCTGGCGAACGCTATTATTAAAGCGGTTGGCTTAAGGGCCAACATAATTTCGGTAAGCTACAGCTTTCTTAACAGAGAGGCAGATATCGGCTTGTTACAAACGGCTGCACAACATGCAAGCGACAATGGTGTATTGATAGTTGCTTCTACCGGCGATTCGGGGCCTGTCGTAACAAAACCAACCTTTCCCGCTTCGTATCCCTTTAGCGCCGGCGTTGGGGCAAGCGATCAAAATAAAACCCTTTGGCCCGGAACGACCATAAATCCTGACATCGATATTTTAGCACCCGGAGTTAATGTTGTTTTAATAGGCCCAGGCGACGCAGGAATAACCACTGATAGCGGCACCAGCTATTCAGCCCCTTATGTGGCTGGTGTCGTCGCATTACTTATGGCAGCATCGGGCAAGCCGCCTATCGATATTGCCGATGAGTTGAAACAAACTGCAGGCAGCCGCGATGGCATACGCGATCAGTTACAGCAACTTTATAATGAACCTGATTTAATTGTGCCCATTGGCATCATCAAACCATAA
- a CDS encoding CDGSH iron-sulfur domain-containing protein yields the protein MATTKLTINSNGSVKVDGDFEIVDAQGNAYGLQGRTIVSICRCGLSQNKPFCDGSHKGHFEHDAQAFDLPPKKV from the coding sequence ATGGCAACAACAAAACTGACAATAAACAGCAACGGATCGGTTAAAGTAGACGGCGATTTCGAAATAGTAGACGCACAAGGCAATGCATACGGTTTGCAGGGCCGTACCATTGTATCCATATGCCGTTGCGGCTTATCACAAAATAAACCTTTCTGTGACGGATCGCATAAGGGCCATTTTGAGCATGATGCGCAGGCATTTGATCTGCCACCTAAAAAAGTCTAA
- a CDS encoding Gfo/Idh/MocA family protein produces the protein MYRREFIKQGALATAGLTLLPSGSLFAASSQKVRLGYIGVGLRGRSHIGEGLLRDDVEIVAICDTQESSLHYCREQFKKAGKPLPKEYTGGLDAYKGLVDRKDIDAVIIATPWQFHHPQAIDAMKAGKYVGCEVVAGLSLDDHWDIVKTSEKTGIPYMTLENVCYRRDVMAALNMVRQGLFGEIVHLEGGYQHNLRDVLFNDGKPFGGKGVEFGPKAFSEAQWRTQFNIDRNGDIYPTHGAGPVMHYANITRGNRFTNLVSFASKSRGLNAYIEELAPGSPNGKINFKNGDVVTTMINCANGETVMLSHDTHLPRPYSLGFRVQGTKGIWMDVNESVYIENQSRKEDQWDPAKEWFDKYDHPLWKKYASDAAGAGHGGMDWFVFNAFVEAVKKKGPTPIDVYDSVTMSVITPLSEKSLAEGNMPQQFPDFTNGKWKERKNNFALDDSGF, from the coding sequence ATGTACCGCAGAGAATTTATTAAACAGGGCGCTTTGGCCACCGCAGGGCTCACGTTATTGCCTTCGGGTTCGCTTTTTGCAGCAAGTTCACAAAAGGTCAGGTTGGGCTATATTGGTGTCGGTCTCCGCGGCCGCAGCCACATCGGCGAGGGTTTATTAAGGGACGATGTGGAGATCGTCGCCATCTGCGATACGCAGGAAAGCTCGCTGCATTATTGCCGCGAACAATTCAAAAAAGCCGGCAAACCGCTGCCGAAAGAGTATACCGGCGGGCTGGATGCATACAAAGGTTTGGTCGACCGCAAGGATATTGACGCGGTTATCATAGCCACACCCTGGCAGTTCCACCATCCACAGGCTATCGACGCTATGAAAGCCGGCAAGTACGTGGGTTGCGAAGTGGTGGCCGGCCTGTCGCTCGACGATCACTGGGATATTGTCAAAACATCGGAGAAAACGGGTATACCTTACATGACTTTAGAAAACGTTTGTTACCGGCGCGATGTAATGGCTGCTCTGAATATGGTACGCCAGGGCCTGTTTGGCGAAATAGTTCATCTTGAAGGAGGTTACCAGCATAATTTAAGGGATGTGTTGTTTAACGACGGCAAACCGTTTGGAGGAAAGGGTGTAGAATTCGGGCCGAAAGCTTTCAGCGAAGCCCAATGGCGAACGCAGTTCAATATCGACCGCAATGGCGACATTTACCCTACCCACGGTGCCGGACCGGTAATGCATTACGCCAATATTACGCGCGGTAACCGGTTTACCAACCTGGTTTCATTTGCTTCAAAATCAAGAGGATTGAACGCTTATATCGAGGAATTGGCTCCCGGAAGTCCAAATGGCAAGATCAATTTTAAAAATGGCGACGTGGTTACCACCATGATCAATTGCGCCAACGGCGAAACGGTAATGTTAAGTCATGATACGCATTTACCGCGACCGTATTCTTTAGGCTTCCGCGTGCAGGGTACCAAAGGAATATGGATGGATGTGAACGAATCTGTTTATATCGAAAATCAATCCAGAAAAGAAGATCAGTGGGACCCGGCGAAAGAATGGTTCGATAAATACGACCACCCGCTCTGGAAAAAATACGCCAGCGATGCTGCCGGAGCCGGGCATGGCGGTATGGACTGGTTTGTGTTTAACGCTTTTGTTGAAGCGGTGAAAAAGAAGGGGCCTACCCCCATTGATGTGTACGATTCGGTTACCATGAGCGTGATCACCCCCCTGTCGGAAAAATCACTCGCCGAAGGCAATATGCCGCAGCAGTTTCCCGATTTTACAAATGGCAAATGGAAGGAGCGGAAAAATAATTTCGCCCTGGATGATAGCGGGTTTTAA
- a CDS encoding carbohydrate-binding family 9-like protein gives MRSLQIPLLPPVGKGIILHDISLMLANQHHPIDYVPWPAFPDKPKVSFAIGHCHDHIYIKYDVIEKEVLARYKHINDPVYKDSCVEFFIAFDGEDAYYNIEFNRLGTCLGRYGTERENRAELPADVLRTIKHERTLKQVVENDEPVINWTLTVSVPIAVFVFHHLATIQQKKAKMNFYKCGDDLTHPHYLAWNNIIAPEPNFHLPEFFGEVEFL, from the coding sequence GTGAGATCGCTGCAGATTCCTCTTTTACCGCCTGTTGGTAAAGGCATTATTTTGCATGATATTTCGCTGATGCTCGCCAATCAGCATCATCCCATTGACTATGTGCCCTGGCCAGCATTCCCCGACAAACCCAAAGTATCCTTCGCCATAGGGCACTGCCACGACCATATCTACATCAAATATGACGTGATCGAAAAAGAAGTTCTGGCGCGATACAAACACATCAACGATCCGGTGTATAAGGATAGTTGTGTGGAATTTTTCATCGCTTTCGACGGGGAGGACGCCTATTACAATATCGAATTCAACCGGCTCGGTACCTGTCTTGGCCGCTATGGAACAGAGCGGGAAAACCGCGCCGAACTGCCTGCAGATGTATTGCGCACCATAAAGCACGAGCGCACGCTAAAGCAGGTTGTAGAAAATGACGAGCCCGTTATCAACTGGACGCTGACCGTTTCGGTACCGATAGCGGTGTTCGTTTTTCATCACCTGGCGACTATTCAGCAAAAGAAAGCCAAAATGAATTTTTACAAATGTGGCGATGACCTTACCCATCCGCATTACCTGGCCTGGAACAATATTATCGCCCCTGAGCCCAATTTTCATTTGCCTGAATTTTTCGGGGAAGTGGAATTTTTGTGA
- a CDS encoding acyltransferase family protein, whose translation MESIVPQKSGRLLSLDVMRGLIMIFLAGEACSVYESLRELHVGGAFDNLLLQFDHHPWHGLRLWDLIQPAFMLIAGTAMYISYHNKQKKGITWGQNFKHIALRSLKLFILGTAVQCFYKGHLVWELWNVLTQLSVTSLIAYLIINRSYTFQIIVSALLLILTEILYRTILMNGFDSPFMEYHNFGAYMDTVLMGKINFDGWVTINIIPTAAHTIWGVLAGKLLMSSKTAKQKIQYLIIAGIIGLVLGFGLDKTQITPIIKRIATSSFTLASGGWVFLLMALLYWLIDVKKLNKYAWIVVVVGMNSIFIYYFFNTVGYQWLNGAVAIFVKGFAGLIGIAPKASAVLSALTTWVLEWGLCYWLAKRKIFVKL comes from the coding sequence ATGGAAAGTATAGTTCCGCAAAAATCCGGACGGCTGTTATCGCTCGATGTCATGCGCGGCCTCATCATGATCTTCCTGGCGGGCGAAGCCTGCTCGGTTTATGAGTCGCTGAGAGAGCTGCATGTCGGCGGCGCTTTCGACAACCTTTTGCTACAGTTCGACCATCATCCCTGGCACGGCCTGCGTTTGTGGGACCTGATACAGCCCGCTTTTATGCTGATAGCCGGTACGGCCATGTATATTTCGTATCACAACAAGCAAAAGAAAGGTATCACCTGGGGGCAAAACTTTAAACATATTGCACTGCGGTCGCTTAAATTATTCATATTGGGTACGGCGGTGCAATGTTTTTACAAGGGACACTTGGTTTGGGAACTATGGAACGTATTGACCCAGTTATCGGTAACCAGCCTTATCGCTTACCTTATTATCAACCGCTCTTATACTTTTCAAATTATAGTTTCGGCATTGCTGCTCATCCTGACCGAAATACTGTACCGCACCATTTTGATGAACGGGTTCGATTCGCCTTTTATGGAATACCACAACTTTGGCGCTTATATGGATACCGTGCTTATGGGCAAGATAAACTTCGACGGCTGGGTAACCATCAACATCATACCCACAGCTGCTCACACCATTTGGGGTGTGCTGGCGGGCAAATTGCTGATGTCAAGCAAAACAGCAAAACAAAAGATACAATACCTTATTATCGCCGGCATCATCGGCCTGGTATTAGGCTTCGGACTGGATAAAACGCAGATCACCCCGATCATCAAACGTATTGCCACCAGTTCGTTTACCCTCGCATCGGGTGGATGGGTGTTTCTGCTGATGGCACTTTTGTACTGGCTTATCGATGTGAAAAAGCTCAACAAATACGCCTGGATAGTTGTGGTGGTCGGGATGAATTCTATTTTTATTTACTACTTTTTCAACACCGTCGGCTATCAATGGCTCAACGGGGCAGTGGCCATTTTTGTAAAAGGCTTTGCGGGGCTTATCGGCATTGCGCCTAAAGCATCGGCAGTATTATCGGCATTGACAACCTGGGTGCTGGAGTGGGGGCTGTGTTACTGGCTGGCGAAGAGGAAAATATTTGTGAAGTTGTAG
- a CDS encoding GNAT family N-acetyltransferase, translating to MPQIFDRNAAYILEDDRVLLRPLKESDIEFLLPYALNEQDTWKYSGISAHGEERMRAYINTALSNRTEGKEYAFIVFDKTTGEYAGSTRFYDIQPGNAMLQLGYTWYGEKFRGTGLNKHCKFLLLQFAFEELGMYRVEFRADARNERSIAAMKSIGCTVEGILRSNMWLEAGGRRDSIVLSILKEEWEGGVKENLQSRL from the coding sequence ATGCCACAAATATTTGACCGCAATGCCGCGTACATCCTCGAAGATGACCGTGTTTTGCTGCGACCGCTCAAAGAATCGGACATCGAATTCCTTCTTCCCTATGCCCTGAACGAACAGGATACCTGGAAATATTCAGGCATCAGCGCACACGGCGAAGAGCGCATGCGGGCCTATATCAATACTGCCCTGTCTAACCGTACCGAAGGAAAGGAATATGCCTTTATTGTATTTGATAAAACAACCGGCGAATATGCCGGCAGCACCCGGTTTTATGATATACAGCCTGGTAATGCTATGCTGCAGCTTGGCTACACCTGGTACGGCGAGAAGTTTCGCGGTACCGGACTAAATAAGCACTGCAAATTCCTGCTGCTGCAATTTGCGTTTGAGGAACTGGGTATGTACCGAGTCGAGTTTCGTGCCGATGCACGCAACGAGCGCAGCATAGCGGCCATGAAAAGTATAGGCTGTACCGTCGAGGGGATCCTCCGCAGCAATATGTGGCTGGAAGCCGGCGGCAGGCGCGACTCAATTGTGCTCAGCATTCTGAAAGAAGAGTGGGAAGGCGGTGTGAAGGAAAACCTGCAAAGCAGGCTATAG